The Candidatus Flexicrinis affinis genome has a segment encoding these proteins:
- a CDS encoding glycosyltransferase family 39 protein has protein sequence MTSPVRWRWIAAAVLPLIGGYALQTNKAFTPLGVASWIVGLAILTAALMPAGASPLRNGVSSLIAFPRRRPYTALTLVGIVALGVVVRSLQLPAIPPELVPDQIENLLNVQQILDGRRDIYFANNGGREPLHLYLNALVTPLTGGANFSTLKLTAVIEGVVGILAFYGLGVEIVGGRSRRARDFGLMLALAGAIGTWYVVLTRMTLRPLLMPPLTALLLWSLIRVIRHNRRQDALVAGLLLGVGLYSYQAMRVAPALVIAACFIGAVWTRHGAGERRRYLANLIAAAVMTAAVCLPLLRYVTHDPAAFWFRFNAIVLGAETGCIDGGTGRCAEDNPVQVLAGNLWRTLLMFPYRGDTFAVYNAPGYPVVDSAGVALMLAGVGAGAALIVRRRDPIAVFLALAFLIMLMPGVATFARLDEVPNSIRTTGAMPVLYAAIAFGLLTTVRTLAAALPAALRTAVRIGVPALVAVLMASHAWTVVSTAYAAANQGLAVSTAEVGRYMREFADEAGTWGNAYLVHFPHHLDYRAVMIQAGLPPGHFPNNNVLLADIPAWLYANSQDSGISRYDPDQDVLFVLSYESVSGLHSLVNWFPEGKVEPLWTRVGTRYESSEPVITFRVPALGQQGFLDFLRAQNVVSTE, from the coding sequence GTGACGTCCCCGGTGCGTTGGCGATGGATCGCCGCCGCTGTGCTTCCGCTGATCGGCGGCTATGCCCTGCAAACCAACAAGGCGTTCACGCCGCTCGGCGTGGCAAGCTGGATCGTCGGGTTGGCTATACTGACCGCCGCTTTGATGCCCGCTGGGGCATCCCCGCTGCGAAACGGCGTGTCCTCCCTGATCGCGTTCCCGCGCCGGCGCCCGTACACGGCATTGACCCTCGTGGGCATCGTCGCGCTGGGCGTCGTGGTGAGGTCGCTGCAGCTGCCGGCCATCCCGCCCGAACTCGTCCCGGACCAGATCGAGAATCTGCTCAACGTCCAGCAGATACTCGACGGCCGGCGCGACATCTACTTTGCCAACAACGGGGGCCGCGAGCCGCTGCATCTGTACCTCAACGCGCTGGTGACTCCCCTGACCGGCGGCGCGAATTTCTCTACCCTCAAGCTCACAGCCGTGATCGAGGGCGTTGTGGGCATACTCGCGTTCTACGGCCTCGGGGTCGAAATCGTCGGGGGCCGGTCTCGCCGCGCGCGCGACTTCGGACTGATGCTGGCGCTGGCCGGGGCGATAGGGACGTGGTACGTCGTCTTGACGCGGATGACCCTGCGCCCGCTGCTCATGCCGCCGCTGACCGCGCTCTTGTTGTGGTCGCTGATCCGCGTCATCCGACATAACCGGCGTCAGGACGCGCTCGTCGCCGGTCTGCTGTTGGGCGTGGGGCTGTACAGCTATCAGGCGATGCGGGTCGCTCCGGCGCTGGTGATTGCGGCGTGCTTCATCGGCGCTGTGTGGACGCGGCACGGGGCGGGTGAACGAAGGCGCTACCTGGCGAATCTGATCGCCGCGGCGGTGATGACGGCGGCCGTCTGCCTGCCGCTGCTGCGCTATGTCACGCACGACCCGGCCGCGTTCTGGTTCCGGTTCAACGCAATCGTGCTGGGGGCCGAGACCGGCTGCATTGACGGCGGTACGGGGCGCTGTGCCGAGGACAACCCGGTGCAAGTACTGGCCGGCAATTTGTGGCGCACCCTGCTGATGTTTCCGTATCGGGGCGACACGTTCGCGGTGTACAACGCACCGGGGTATCCGGTGGTCGATTCGGCAGGGGTGGCGCTGATGCTGGCCGGTGTAGGCGCCGGCGCGGCGTTGATCGTCCGAAGGCGCGATCCGATCGCCGTGTTTCTCGCGCTTGCTTTCTTAATCATGTTGATGCCGGGCGTGGCGACCTTCGCCCGGTTGGATGAGGTGCCCAACAGCATCCGTACGACCGGCGCGATGCCGGTGCTGTACGCGGCGATCGCGTTCGGCTTGTTGACAACGGTGCGTACGCTTGCCGCTGCCTTGCCGGCCGCACTGAGGACCGCTGTGCGGATCGGCGTCCCCGCGCTGGTCGCGGTCTTGATGGCGAGTCACGCATGGACGGTCGTTTCGACGGCATACGCGGCGGCCAATCAGGGGCTGGCGGTGTCGACCGCTGAGGTTGGCCGGTATATGCGGGAATTCGCCGACGAAGCGGGTACGTGGGGCAACGCCTACCTCGTCCACTTTCCGCACCATCTGGACTACCGGGCCGTCATGATCCAAGCCGGCCTGCCGCCCGGACACTTTCCCAACAACAACGTCCTTTTAGCAGACATTCCCGCGTGGCTGTATGCCAACTCGCAGGACAGCGGCATTTCGCGGTACGATCCGGATCAGGACGTGCTATTTGTATTGTCATACGAGAGTGTCTCCGGCCTGCATTCGCTGGTAAACTGGTTCCCAGAGGGGAAGGTAGAACCGCTGTGGACGCGCGTCGGGACCCGCTACGAGTCGTCCGAGCCGGTGATTACGTTTCGCGTCCCGGCGTTGGGACAGCAAGGATTTCTCGACTTTTTGCGCGCGCAGAACGTCGTCAGCACAGAGTGA
- a CDS encoding class I SAM-dependent methyltransferase, whose protein sequence is MVDKDVIRYMTRNEADMAFKKRVETVFEWVEPRDDMVILDMPCGRGFYLNMLRYVSKARLVGADLDAEVIEKAQRNIGHLPGISLVRANIYGLPFPDETFDAVILSEVLEHIDDDVGGLKEALRVLKPGGVAVITVPHANYPFWWDPINKSLESVFKTHIQHGPFAGIWANHVRLYTPEQLRSAALGAGFDVEHERAFTHHSFPFIHNLVYGFGKPLLERGALPKAMAQTADRTQFDQPDAPWYNPIRMGLAAFNWFDRRNVLDEPPGRSTVNLALKARKPTK, encoded by the coding sequence ATGGTCGATAAGGACGTCATCCGCTACATGACGCGCAACGAGGCCGACATGGCTTTCAAGAAGCGTGTCGAGACGGTGTTCGAGTGGGTCGAACCGCGCGACGACATGGTGATCCTCGATATGCCGTGCGGGCGCGGCTTTTACCTCAACATGCTGCGGTATGTCAGCAAGGCGCGGCTGGTCGGCGCCGACCTCGACGCCGAGGTGATTGAGAAGGCGCAGCGCAACATCGGCCACCTGCCGGGCATCTCGCTGGTACGCGCCAACATTTACGGTCTGCCGTTTCCCGACGAGACGTTCGACGCCGTGATTCTGTCAGAAGTCCTCGAACACATCGACGACGACGTGGGCGGGCTGAAAGAAGCGCTGCGGGTGCTCAAGCCGGGCGGCGTGGCGGTCATCACCGTGCCGCACGCCAATTACCCCTTCTGGTGGGACCCGATCAACAAGTCGCTCGAATCGGTGTTCAAGACGCACATTCAGCACGGGCCGTTCGCCGGCATTTGGGCCAATCATGTGCGCCTCTATACGCCGGAGCAGCTTCGAAGCGCGGCGCTGGGCGCGGGCTTTGATGTCGAACACGAACGCGCGTTCACGCACCACAGCTTCCCGTTCATCCACAATCTGGTGTACGGGTTCGGCAAACCGCTGTTGGAACGCGGCGCGCTGCCGAAGGCCATGGCGCAGACCGCCGATCGCACGCAGTTCGATCAGCCCGACGCGCCGTGGTACAACCCGATCCGGATGGGCCTCGCGGCGTTCAACTGGTTCGACCGCCGCAACGTGCTGGACGAACCTCCCGGCCGTTCGACCGTAAACCTCGCCCTGAAAGCACGCAAGCCGACCAAGTAG
- a CDS encoding glycosyltransferase family 4 protein, with the protein MNERKLNILICLLYYLPHRTGMQLYIQRIAEELVRRGHSVTVLCARHKLELERDETINGVRIVRLAPLPFAVSRGMYMPAYPWAAYKLMRQHDVVSIHTPMLETALLSVLGLLTGRRIVPTHHGDLILPAGILNRVITVVMFAFYRFMAWRAPTVIAYSEDYANNSYYLAPVRKKVRPIYPPITMPAPNPERAAQLRAEWSPDGAPLIGYAGRFVQEKRPDVLIRALDEIHKEHPNARIVFAGQYDIPYESTWDLYKPIVDKYREHLIFLGLKDDMQFMADFFAAIDVLALPSDSECFALVQVEAMLCGTPVVMTDTPGGRVPVSVTGMGLLAPKGNPEGFGKAINRVLAHPESFVKPYDEINAIFSFEETVDQYEQTFREYAVDGR; encoded by the coding sequence ATGAACGAACGCAAACTCAATATCCTCATCTGCCTGCTGTATTACCTGCCGCACCGGACCGGAATGCAGCTTTACATCCAGCGTATTGCTGAAGAGTTGGTGCGGCGCGGGCATAGTGTCACGGTGTTGTGCGCTCGCCACAAGCTCGAACTCGAACGCGACGAAACGATCAACGGCGTGCGTATCGTTCGCCTGGCGCCGCTGCCCTTCGCCGTCAGCCGCGGCATGTACATGCCAGCGTACCCCTGGGCCGCGTACAAGCTGATGCGCCAGCACGACGTCGTCAGCATCCATACGCCGATGCTTGAGACGGCGCTGCTGAGCGTGCTCGGCCTGTTGACCGGACGTCGGATCGTGCCGACTCATCACGGCGATCTGATTCTGCCGGCGGGTATTCTCAACCGGGTCATCACGGTGGTGATGTTCGCGTTCTACCGCTTCATGGCGTGGCGCGCGCCAACCGTGATCGCGTATTCGGAAGATTACGCCAACAACTCGTACTACCTCGCGCCGGTGCGCAAAAAGGTCCGGCCGATCTATCCGCCGATCACGATGCCGGCGCCGAACCCCGAACGCGCCGCACAGCTCCGCGCCGAGTGGTCGCCCGACGGCGCGCCGTTGATCGGCTATGCGGGCCGGTTCGTACAGGAGAAGCGACCCGATGTACTGATCCGCGCGCTGGACGAGATTCACAAGGAGCACCCCAACGCGCGCATCGTGTTCGCCGGTCAGTACGATATTCCGTACGAGAGCACGTGGGATCTATACAAGCCGATCGTAGACAAGTACCGCGAACATCTCATCTTCCTCGGCCTCAAGGACGACATGCAGTTCATGGCCGATTTCTTCGCCGCTATCGACGTGCTGGCCCTGCCGAGCGATTCGGAGTGCTTCGCGCTGGTGCAGGTCGAGGCCATGTTGTGCGGCACGCCGGTCGTAATGACCGACACACCGGGCGGCCGCGTGCCGGTCAGCGTGACGGGGATGGGGCTGCTGGCGCCGAAGGGCAATCCCGAGGGGTTTGGCAAGGCGATTAACCGCGTGCTGGCGCATCCGGAGTCGTTCGTCAAGCCGTACGATGAGATTAACGCGATCTTCTCGTTTGAGGAGACCGTGGACCAGTACGAGCAAACATTCCGGGAGTACGCGGTCGATGGTCGATAA
- a CDS encoding flippase-like domain-containing protein has translation MRRHWRVLALGALVSGVVIVLIARQIDLALLWESLRTANYAWVIPAALLAALGLYTRAIRWRVLLGDGLGMSRTFHVMNIAYMLNAVLPMRLGEVARAWLASRGDDGVPFFHTASTIVVERLLDLLAVAVFLAIGLAVGPVPDALRTTGVITTILALGGFLFLVLLAAKRGWATTLFEAVTSRLPVLKDSPLRPRLRTMFDHLLNGLQPIARIGSLLSALLWTAISWGLSFLTGMALMLVIYPEADAVATLLFIASASFAVALPAVPGNVGPYEGSILLALSALGYTSTPEGLAAGTAFAIVVHATNLGVNGILGIIGMMAEGVSLGQITQRAEQQASPPAEVA, from the coding sequence TTGAGACGACATTGGCGCGTATTGGCGCTGGGCGCGTTGGTCAGCGGCGTCGTCATCGTGTTGATCGCGCGGCAGATCGACCTTGCCCTGCTGTGGGAATCGCTGCGGACGGCTAATTACGCGTGGGTGATCCCCGCCGCGCTGCTTGCCGCGCTGGGCTTGTACACCCGGGCAATCCGCTGGCGTGTGCTGCTTGGCGACGGACTGGGCATGTCTCGCACGTTCCACGTGATGAACATCGCCTATATGCTCAACGCCGTGCTGCCGATGCGCTTAGGCGAAGTCGCGCGGGCGTGGCTGGCGAGCCGCGGCGATGACGGTGTGCCGTTCTTCCATACGGCCAGCACGATCGTGGTCGAGCGCCTGCTAGACCTGTTGGCCGTCGCAGTGTTTCTGGCGATCGGTCTGGCTGTGGGTCCAGTTCCGGACGCACTGCGCACGACTGGCGTAATCACGACGATTTTGGCGCTGGGCGGTTTCCTGTTTCTGGTGCTGCTTGCGGCCAAGCGGGGTTGGGCGACCACGCTGTTCGAAGCGGTGACCAGCCGGCTGCCGGTCCTGAAAGACAGCCCGCTGCGCCCACGCCTGCGCACGATGTTCGACCATTTGCTCAACGGGTTGCAGCCGATCGCCCGAATCGGCTCGCTGTTGTCGGCACTGTTGTGGACGGCGATCAGTTGGGGCCTGTCGTTCCTCACGGGCATGGCGTTGATGCTCGTGATCTATCCGGAGGCGGACGCAGTCGCAACGCTGCTGTTCATCGCGTCGGCGTCGTTTGCAGTGGCGCTGCCGGCGGTGCCCGGGAATGTCGGGCCGTATGAAGGCTCGATCCTGTTGGCGTTGAGCGCCCTCGGGTACACGTCGACGCCGGAGGGACTGGCGGCAGGCACCGCCTTTGCAATCGTCGTCCACGCCACAAACCTCGGCGTGAACGGAATTCTGGGCATCATTGGCATGATGGCTGAGGGCGTGTCGCTTGGCCAGATCACACAGCGGGCTGAGCAACAAGCCTCTCCCCCCGCGGAAGTGGCATGA
- a CDS encoding SH3 domain-containing protein: protein MTPKSSILLVVLVLVAAACAPRQPDAPATPDVPIPTATLTPTPTASPTPTRTATPAIVIAPLRSATAVLFPATVVPVPVCQDTPRSRMIVQARGQVTSEDPSPLNVRESASIRAEVLTQLQARSLFYVLDGPRCADGYAWFRIRARGVEGWVAEGDSENYYIEPILP, encoded by the coding sequence GTGACGCCGAAATCCTCAATTCTGCTCGTGGTACTGGTGCTGGTCGCCGCCGCCTGCGCGCCGCGCCAACCCGACGCCCCAGCCACGCCCGACGTGCCGATTCCGACCGCGACACTCACACCGACACCGACCGCCTCCCCGACCCCGACCCGTACGGCGACACCCGCCATCGTGATCGCGCCGCTGCGGTCAGCGACCGCGGTGCTTTTCCCGGCGACCGTCGTGCCGGTGCCGGTGTGTCAGGATACGCCGCGGTCGCGCATGATCGTACAGGCGCGCGGTCAGGTGACATCGGAAGACCCCAGCCCGCTCAATGTGCGCGAGTCGGCCAGTATTCGCGCCGAGGTACTCACACAACTTCAGGCACGCAGCCTGTTTTACGTGCTGGACGGACCGCGCTGCGCTGACGGGTATGCGTGGTTCCGTATTCGGGCACGCGGCGTCGAGGGATGGGTCGCCGAGGGCGACAGCGAGAACTACTACATCGAGCCGATCTTGCCCTGA
- a CDS encoding ClbS/DfsB family four-helix bundle protein, whose product MMATDKVLARIQRSWDALHDYVDTLAPQQITALTDAGGWTIKDHLIHLALWEGHLLRILNGEDLIAGFGVSEEVFKKGSDAVNAVLQPRYSDMPLDEVRAVMAESHAAVVARVAAMSEADLALPYHHYQPTSRRNAPIEGWIAGNTSGHYNSHLRWIKAIVED is encoded by the coding sequence ATGATGGCGACGGACAAGGTGCTCGCGCGCATTCAGCGGAGCTGGGACGCCCTGCACGATTACGTCGACACGCTGGCGCCGCAGCAGATCACGGCGCTGACCGACGCCGGCGGATGGACGATCAAAGATCACTTGATACATCTCGCGCTGTGGGAAGGGCATCTTCTGCGCATCTTGAACGGCGAAGATCTGATCGCTGGGTTTGGCGTCAGCGAGGAGGTGTTTAAGAAGGGGTCTGACGCGGTCAATGCCGTGCTGCAGCCCCGCTATTCGGATATGCCCCTCGACGAGGTGCGGGCGGTCATGGCCGAGAGCCACGCGGCAGTGGTCGCGCGGGTCGCCGCCATGAGCGAGGCCGACCTTGCGCTCCCGTACCATCACTATCAGCCGACGTCACGCCGCAACGCGCCGATCGAAGGCTGGATTGCGGGCAACACGTCAGGGCACTACAACAGCCATCTGCGCTGGATCAAAGCGATCGTCGAAGACTGA
- a CDS encoding 50S ribosomal protein L25, producing MAEFTIDAQPRTVTGKKVGVLRREGFVPATVYGPKSEPVNVQIPYRPLELALLKAGGSNLIDITSGGKKHTVLVREVQRNPITRKITHVDFFELDLTQRLRTDVPLQLVGESPAVEGKLGVLITGPTALHVELLPSQLMDHFAVDISVLTEVGQSIHVRDIKLEEGVIILNDPDELIARITQTAAARADEEEVTEGEEEMGSVEPEVVRRHKDEDEDED from the coding sequence GTGGCCGAATTTACCATTGACGCCCAGCCTCGCACGGTGACGGGCAAGAAGGTCGGCGTACTGCGCCGCGAGGGTTTTGTGCCGGCAACGGTCTACGGCCCGAAGTCCGAACCGGTTAACGTACAGATCCCGTATCGCCCGCTGGAACTCGCCCTGCTTAAGGCAGGTGGTTCGAACCTGATCGACATAACGTCCGGCGGCAAGAAGCATACGGTGCTGGTGCGCGAAGTGCAGCGCAACCCGATCACCCGTAAGATCACCCATGTCGACTTCTTCGAACTTGACCTCACGCAGCGTCTTCGCACCGACGTCCCGCTTCAGCTTGTCGGCGAGAGTCCGGCGGTCGAAGGAAAGCTCGGCGTGTTGATCACTGGCCCCACCGCCTTGCACGTCGAACTGCTGCCGTCGCAGTTGATGGACCATTTCGCAGTCGACATCTCGGTCCTGACCGAAGTCGGGCAGTCGATCCACGTGAGGGACATCAAGCTCGAGGAGGGCGTCATCATCCTCAACGACCCGGACGAACTGATCGCCCGCATCACGCAGACCGCCGCGGCCCGCGCCGACGAGGAAGAAGTGACCGAGGGCGAAGAGGAAATGGGTTCGGTGGAGCCTGAAGTTGTCCGGCGTCACAAGGACGAGGACGAAGACGAGGACTAA
- a CDS encoding serine/threonine protein kinase encodes MTSLIGRKLGPYEIRDVIGHGGMATVYLGYRADVDRTVAVKVLPPHPGMSADANARFQLEARTIANLQHPHILPLYDYGTTEDGVLYLVMPYITGGALDRILRDGRLAMDKVTRMVREIASALDYAHRQGVIHRDIKPANILIDGEGNALLADFGIVKLAEGGTGLTGTGVVGTPAYMSPEQAQGFELTPRADLYSFGIVVYEMITGKLPFSSDSVMQLMLKHLTDAPTPPSEALPSLSQAVDTVLLKVLEKEPEARYASATAFFDALQQAVSSTALPRAGDDPTVRLGPGSETPASTTPRQPIQIKMSRSSTPITLPIDPENPNQPGTIVIQSEGQGISMPLIVGFAVVALVALVALIAVLLSTRTGEDPDITNARATEQASLDQQATRAAIAARLPQSFGQVSFSSTEADMMGDSINVSVREFPPAGAGTQYIASLLDSETGERLVIGRLTVDAVGSGALSFTDGEGRSLPLVFDTVEVSMETSPAEPTFEDVRFRGRITPLLQVAMNELFVASENGLRGRSLLDTALVDANFATQHAGLAANSVNLPARWTHNEHTLNILLGGTEDFDGNGRGSNPGTGIGLLTTLDRIEAILQEAVNAEDTPFRIQNEAELVRVCLQNVREWSNQIIALEQQMLVAESFEDSEAAAVQSTEFADILTTGVDQNLNGTVEPFEGECGLEQIGIYGLIVASLDLYEVDGDTP; translated from the coding sequence GTGACTTCGTTAATCGGCCGCAAGCTCGGCCCCTATGAAATTCGCGACGTCATCGGTCACGGCGGTATGGCGACTGTCTATTTGGGCTATAGGGCAGACGTAGATCGTACGGTCGCGGTAAAGGTGCTCCCGCCGCATCCCGGCATGAGCGCCGACGCGAACGCACGTTTCCAGCTCGAAGCGCGCACCATCGCCAACCTGCAGCACCCGCATATTCTTCCCCTGTACGATTACGGCACGACCGAGGACGGCGTGCTTTACCTCGTGATGCCTTACATCACCGGCGGTGCGCTGGACCGTATCTTGCGCGACGGCCGGCTTGCGATGGACAAAGTTACGCGCATGGTGCGCGAGATCGCCAGTGCGCTTGACTATGCGCACCGGCAGGGCGTGATCCACCGCGACATCAAACCTGCCAACATCCTCATCGATGGCGAAGGCAACGCGCTGCTGGCAGACTTCGGCATCGTCAAGCTGGCTGAAGGCGGAACCGGCCTGACGGGGACTGGCGTGGTCGGCACGCCCGCCTACATGTCTCCCGAACAGGCGCAGGGCTTCGAATTGACCCCACGCGCCGACCTGTATTCATTCGGAATCGTCGTCTATGAAATGATTACGGGTAAGCTGCCGTTCAGCAGCGACAGCGTCATGCAGTTGATGCTCAAGCACCTGACAGACGCGCCGACGCCGCCGAGCGAGGCGCTTCCGTCGCTGTCTCAAGCGGTCGACACCGTCCTGCTCAAGGTGCTCGAAAAGGAGCCAGAAGCGCGCTATGCATCGGCGACCGCGTTCTTCGATGCGCTGCAGCAGGCCGTGAGCAGTACCGCCCTACCCCGTGCCGGAGACGATCCGACCGTTCGCCTCGGCCCCGGATCCGAAACGCCGGCGAGCACCACACCGCGTCAACCGATCCAAATCAAAATGTCGCGTTCGTCGACGCCCATTACGCTGCCGATCGACCCGGAGAACCCGAACCAACCCGGCACCATTGTGATCCAATCCGAGGGCCAAGGCATCAGTATGCCGCTGATCGTCGGATTCGCGGTCGTCGCGCTGGTCGCGCTCGTCGCGCTGATCGCCGTGCTGCTGTCTACCCGCACCGGCGAAGACCCCGACATCACTAACGCGCGAGCCACCGAGCAGGCGTCGCTCGACCAACAGGCGACGCGCGCTGCCATCGCCGCCCGTCTCCCGCAGTCGTTCGGACAGGTCAGCTTTAGTTCGACCGAAGCGGACATGATGGGCGACAGCATCAACGTCAGCGTGCGCGAGTTTCCTCCGGCGGGTGCCGGCACACAGTACATCGCCTCGCTGCTGGACTCAGAGACCGGCGAGCGCTTGGTGATCGGCCGGCTAACCGTCGATGCAGTCGGCAGCGGCGCGCTGAGTTTCACCGACGGCGAAGGGCGTTCGCTGCCGCTCGTGTTCGATACCGTCGAAGTGTCGATGGAGACCTCGCCGGCCGAGCCGACCTTCGAGGATGTGCGCTTCCGCGGGCGCATCACGCCGCTGCTTCAAGTCGCCATGAACGAATTATTCGTCGCATCAGAGAACGGCCTGCGTGGGCGGAGCCTGCTGGACACGGCGCTGGTCGACGCGAACTTCGCCACACAGCACGCGGGCCTCGCAGCGAATTCCGTGAACCTGCCGGCGCGTTGGACGCACAACGAACACACGCTCAACATCCTGCTGGGAGGCACCGAGGACTTCGACGGCAACGGACGAGGCAGCAACCCCGGTACCGGAATCGGTCTGCTGACGACCCTCGACCGGATCGAGGCGATTCTGCAAGAGGCGGTCAACGCCGAGGACACGCCCTTCCGCATTCAGAACGAAGCCGAACTGGTGCGGGTGTGCCTGCAGAACGTGCGCGAGTGGTCGAATCAAATCATCGCCCTCGAGCAGCAGATGCTGGTAGCCGAATCATTCGAAGATTCGGAAGCTGCCGCCGTACAATCGACCGAGTTCGCCGATATCTTGACGACCGGAGTCGATCAGAACCTGAACGGCACCGTCGAACCGTTCGAAGGCGAATGCGGGCTTGAGCAGATTGGTATCTACGGCCTCATCGTCGCATCGCTGGACTTGTACGAGGTCGACGGCGACACCCCATGA
- the def gene encoding peptide deformylase, which yields MALLPIIKIDDPVLRKKAVRVTSFGPDFQKLVDDMVETMIAAPGVGLAAPQVNVSQRLIVVRLTDDEESRKEFGDEAGKLYVLVNPKIIKASRTLVDGVEACLSIPGYAGTVFRHEQVVITGEDRHGKPIRIKAKDWLARVFQHEIDHLDGQLFIDIAEEVWDTRRKPADAETSEEGGAEAAESQAS from the coding sequence ATGGCACTACTTCCAATCATCAAAATCGACGATCCCGTCCTTCGCAAGAAGGCCGTTCGGGTGACGTCGTTCGGTCCGGACTTCCAGAAGCTCGTGGACGACATGGTCGAGACGATGATTGCCGCTCCCGGTGTCGGCCTTGCTGCACCGCAAGTCAACGTCAGCCAGCGGCTGATCGTCGTGCGCCTGACCGATGACGAGGAGAGCCGCAAGGAATTCGGTGACGAAGCGGGCAAGCTGTACGTCCTTGTCAACCCCAAGATCATCAAGGCCAGCCGCACGCTGGTTGACGGCGTCGAGGCGTGCCTGTCGATCCCAGGCTATGCCGGCACTGTATTCCGCCATGAGCAGGTTGTCATCACCGGCGAGGACCGGCATGGCAAGCCAATACGCATCAAGGCGAAAGACTGGCTAGCGCGGGTGTTCCAGCACGAGATCGATCATCTCGACGGGCAGCTGTTTATCGACATCGCCGAAGAGGTGTGGGATACCCGCCGCAAGCCGGCCGATGCGGAAACGAGCGAAGAAGGCGGGGCGGAAGCCGCCGAGAGTCAGGCGTCCTAG